In Candidatus Cloacimonadota bacterium, the genomic stretch CAAGACATAATCAAACTTCAAATACTGGAATTTGGCATTATAGGGCAAGAAAATATAATTTTTATTTAAGAGGTTTTAAATATTTATTCATAATGAGAAAAAGCACGAAAGCCTAACAAATGCTATACGTAATTTGGGCAATGTGCTGATATTGCAGTTTATAGTATTAAATGAAATTTAGTTGTAACTTGAAAAATTCGAGTTCCGAAGTCGGCTACTTTTCTTACACCAACCGTTGTACACCATTTGGAGACGCAATCACAGTATAGGAAAATTCGACAAAAATGATTAAATTTGCAGTGATTAATTAAATCAGATAGAATATGTTTAATACGATAGAAATAGACCGTAATAAGCTGACAATTATGGGAGTGCAATTTTCCAATTTAAAAATCTTGGAAAGTACGGCAAATGCAATTGGGAGTAATATGTTTGAAGGTTTTGAACCCACTCCGAAAGGCGTTGAAATAATTAGAGATTATGTAATTGGAAAAATAACATTGTCTGAATTGATAAAATTTGCAAAGGAAAAATCGTATGTCTGATTCTTATAAATACGTTGACCCCGATTACACCTATACTGACCCCAAAACAGGAATACTCAGAAACTTAGCGGACATAATAGACCAAGATGTTTTACTCTTTTTTGAAAGTGCAGCTGTTGCAAAACGCATACAAGAACTTTACGAAAACCCCATCAAGATAAAGGGAGTAGAAAGTCTTTTGACTATTCACAAACACTTGTTTCAAGATGTTTATTCTTGGGCAGGAAAAAAGCGAAAGGTTGAAATAAATAAAGCAGGCAAACAATTTTTCCCAACGACACATTTTGACAATGCTTTTGGCTTCATTGACACTTTAATTTCAGATTATAAAAACACATCAAAAAACGATAAACATCGAATAGCCGAGAAATTAGCTGAAATATTGGATAATGTAAATTACCTACATCCTTTCAGAGATGGAAACGGGCGAATGCAACGAGAATTTTTAAGATTATTAGCATTGGAAAAGGACTTAGTATTAAACCTGAATCCACCTGACGATAAAAAGATTTACGACCAATATATGCAAGGAACAATAAATAGTGATGTGAAAGCCTTGACAAAATTGATTTTTGAACTAATTGAAACGTAAAGAAGAAGAAAAAAAACGGTGTACAACAATGTATATAAAAAATAAGCGAGACAGCAGTAATATCAAGGATTTTAGCCAGTTTGAACTTTCTTGTAAGTTGAAAGATTTGTGCTTCGAAGTCGGCTACTTTTCTTATACTTACCGTTATAGCCAATGGAAGAAATGTCCAGCTACAACAGAAGATGTTTGAGAAGGGTATCCAACAAATTGAAATATATATCGAAAAATGAAGATATAAATCAACTATTAACGCCTCCGAATTATTAAAACTTGCAATTTGTGAATGTTTTAATAATTTAATTAGTACGCCTAATCTTATGTTATACATAAAACTGTAATTGATGATTTTTTTGAGTAAAGAAAGCAAAAATGGTAAAAGAAAAATATACGCAATTGTTGTTATCCCACCAAACAGGAGAGATAACAACAATAGGTGATACACCCAAGTTAGCATTTATTTGAATAAAAACACCATCTCAATTCTATCACAGTTGTGAGAGAATTTGAGTAAATTT encodes the following:
- a CDS encoding antitoxin VbhA family protein, translated to MFNTIEIDRNKLTIMGVQFSNLKILESTANAIGSNMFEGFEPTPKGVEIIRDYVIGKITLSELIKFAKEKSYV
- a CDS encoding Fic family protein encodes the protein MSDSYKYVDPDYTYTDPKTGILRNLADIIDQDVLLFFESAAVAKRIQELYENPIKIKGVESLLTIHKHLFQDVYSWAGKKRKVEINKAGKQFFPTTHFDNAFGFIDTLISDYKNTSKNDKHRIAEKLAEILDNVNYLHPFRDGNGRMQREFLRLLALEKDLVLNLNPPDDKKIYDQYMQGTINSDVKALTKLIFELIET